CGCACGACCACGTGCACCCCCGGTGCTGACGCGAGACGCCTAACAGCGCCCGTAAAGGCTGCAGTGTCTTCGCGCACGGTGTCACTGGCGCCGCGCCAGGTCGGCGCATAGAACACGACCCGCGAGCCATCACCTACGCCTAGCCTGCTTCGGAGTTCGTCACGCTCGGCATCCGTCATGTTCATCGAGACATCGATGCGGGGCTGCCCAGTAATGTGGACTCGCGCTGCAACTACGTCCGCAACATCTTGTGTTTCGAGGAGGACGCGGGCCGTGTGCTGATTTGGAACAACCAGGTCAGTCGCCTGCAAGAGGTTGCGAGCGACGTTGCCGAACGCGAACGCGTCGCCGGGCACTTCGCGACCTAAGCGCTTCCACGGCACGCCGTGCCATGTGTTTATGTAGCGCTGCCCCTCGCGCCTCACATACCCAGGGGGGAAAGTGGTGTTGTTCACCAGAGTCGCGGCGGTCGCCAGGTGGCGGTAGTAGCCGTCGGAGTGGATGCGCACGAAACTCACGCGGGGATCACGGAGAAGGTCAGGATGGATCGTCGCCCCATCCCGGATTGCCCAGACATGGTGCAGGTCAGGTCGAGTCCGGCGAAGGGACTGGCACAACGCGAGTGGATTGCATGCAGTCTTCGCTCCATGGAACGATTCGTAGAGCACGACACTGGTGTCGAGGCTCAGTGTTTCTCGACGTTCAGCATAGAGTTCTGCGCGGGATGCTCGCGGCGGAGTGTCACGCGCCTCGAGTGGGTGCGGCAGGGGCATCTCCGTGCCACGCGCGAATGCCTCAAGGGCGTCGTCCTCACGCCCCACCCGTGCAAGAGCCACGCCGAGATTCCACTGAACTCGTGAATTGTTTACCCTTGTTGAGCTCGAGACTGCGAGTCGCTCGAGAACAGGAACGGCCGCTCCGAAGTCGCCTGCGCTCAACAAAGCTGCCGCATCCTTCGCAAGCTCAGTGTAGTGCGGGCTTGCTTCGGCTTCGAGTCCCGTGAGCTTGAAGTGTCTTGAATCTGCTTCACTCCAAATGCGAAGCGCAGTCGCGTTGTCACCGAGCGCCCGCGCAGTGCGCGCGTATTGTCGCCGCAGTGCAAGTTCCCGGAGCTGGGCAGTGCGTCTCGGCTTCACTTGACTGAGCGCCTCGGCATAAGAACTCGCGGCTGCAACCAGGTCACCGCTCAGTTCATGCGCAAGTCCGGTTAGTCCGGCATGTGACGCGGCTCCCCCGAGCGCCGCACCCACGGCGTCATCGGGTCTCTCGAGTCGTAGCAGGCTCTCAACGAGCAACCTGCGCCGCTCTCCCTCAACCTTGACTGAAGAGGCCATCGTGGCTGTCAGTGAGGCAACAGCCCTCGTCACGTCGCCCGCCGCAGCGTGAAGCTCCGACACCGCAAGCTCTGCCGAAAGCTCCAAGGGTCCGCGCCGAGCGGCCTGTTGATATGATCGTTCAGCACCCTCCCGGTCTCCGACTTCTTCGAGCGTCACCGCCAGGTGGTAATGATCTAGCCAGCTATTGCTTCCAACGACGAGCCTGGAGAGGTACGGAAGGGCTTCGCTAAACTGCCGAGCCTCGTAAAACTGGATGCCTACAACCTCGTCCCACTCCCGGTCTTTGCGGGCTGCCGGATCCAGCTCAAGGATACGGGATGCAGCCTCAATCGAGGGTGCCATGTTCCCACGTTCTCGCCTATTGCGAGCGACTTCTTTGAAAAGATCTACGGACTCAGGATCGAGCGCAAATCCCTGTGCGAGCGCCTGGTCCCCTCGCCAGTTTTGCCCGAAATCATACCAGACCTGCGCGCATGCAAGGCACCATGCTGCAGAGTTCGGCGCGTGCTTTGCCCAGAGCTCGTCGACGGCTGCAAGCACCTCAGCTCCGCGGCCCACTCTTCGAAGTTGACGCGCTGCAGGTCGCGCTGCAGGTGGAGTCTCGCGCAGCGCGGTAAGGAGGTTGTCGCCTAGGCGCACTGTCGCGCTAGAGAATCCAGCCCGCTTATCCAGCCCTTGATCTACAAGTTTCCGGAATGTAAAGAGGTGACGGCGCCATCGCTGGTCAGGCCTCGCAATTTGCAATGCGCGCTGGACACGGTTAACCAACATCTACCTCCGTTACAGGCGCGCATTATCATTACCGGGCCCCGTCGATTCTTGGACGCGGCCGCTATCGAACTCTAAATCACCCATGGCAGGGCTTCATGTGGAACGACATTCAACATACGCGCACTAAACTGTAAATAATACCTAAAATCTAACTGCACAATACGGGGAGAACGCCATGACGCTCCGCTTCGGCCTCATCGGCCTCGGAATGATGGGACGACACCATGCTCGTGTCGCCCGCGAAGTTGAGGGCGTCGAGCTCGTCGCCGTTGCAGACGCGATGGGCGACCCGCACGGTGTCGCTGGGAGTCTCCCGCTGTACGACTCGGTAGACGCGCTCATCGAGCACGGCGTCGATGCGGTCGTCGTCGCAGTTCCGACGCAGTTCCACGAGGAAGTCGGGTTGAAGCTCGCTGACGCTGGCGTGCACGCGCTCATCGAGAAGCCTGTGGCTCACTCGCTTGAGGCTGGAACTCGCCTCGTCGACGCTTTCGAGGCGAAGGGACTTGTTGGCGCTGTCGGGCACATCGAGCGGTTCAATCCTGCGCTCGTTAGCCTGCGCAAGCGGCTCGAGAACGGCGATCTCGGCGAGGTGTACCAGATCCACACGCGCCGCCAGGGACCATTCCCCGCGCGTATCGCCGACGTCGGCGTGATGAAAGATCTTGGTAGCCACGACGTCGATCTGACGGCCTGGCTCGCACGCTCCGATTACACCCAGGTAGCAGCGCAGACTGCGTTCCGTTCCGGCCGCGCCCACGAAGACATGGTGAGCATCTCCGCGAAGCTCGCGAACGGCATCATCACCGATCATGTTGTGAACTGGCTCACGCCGTTCAAGGAGCGCCTCACGCTCGTCACGGGCGAGCGCGGATCCTTCATCGCAGATACACTCACCGCCGACCTCACCTTCTATGAGAATGGCACGCACACCACGGAGTGGGAGGCTGTCACGTCGTTCCGCGGCGTGAGTGAAGGCACAGTTACTCGATTCCAGCTTGAGAAGCGCGAGCCGTTGAAGGCCGAGCATGAGGCATTCCGTGACAGGATTCTCGGCACCGCGACCGAGATCGTCACGCTTCGCGAGGGCCTGCAGGTGCTGCGCGTCTGTGAAGCCGCGCTCGAGTCCTCGAAGACTGGCGCGACAGTCACCCTCGAGGCGTAGCCCGTGGCTGACTCGCAGATTAGCCCCCTTGCAATTGTTGGGCCGGGCGTCGTACTCGGCGCCAATGTGACGATCGGTCCGGGTGCTGTGATCCTCGGTCCCTGCACCATTGAGGACAACGTGTGGATCGGTCCCGGTGCTCAGATCGGCGCACCCCCGGAAATGACTGATCAGCCGCAGAACGCCGCCTGGACTGGTGACCTCGCGCACGCGGGCGTTCGCATCAGCGCTGGCGCCGTCATCCGTGAGGGCGCCGTCATCCATCAGGGGAGCTACCGCGAGACGACGGTTGGCGCGGGCTCCTGGGTTCTCAACCGCGCATACCTCGCGCACGACGTGCTGCTTGGTGCTGGCACCACGGTTTCGGCGGGTGTCTCGATTGGCGGGCACTGCGTTATCGGCGACAGGGTCAACATCGGTATGAACGCGAGCGTTCACCAGCGTCGCTTCATTGGCGCTGGCAGCATGATTGGTATGGGAACCCCCGTTGCTCGCGACGTGCCACCCCATGCGAAGGCGTTTGGCGTGCCGGCTCGGGTGCGGGGAGTCAACACCGTCGGAATGTCCAG
Above is a window of Leucobacter aridicollis DNA encoding:
- a CDS encoding glycosyltransferase, yielding MAPSIEAASRILELDPAARKDREWDEVVGIQFYEARQFSEALPYLSRLVVGSNSWLDHYHLAVTLEEVGDREGAERSYQQAARRGPLELSAELAVSELHAAAGDVTRAVASLTATMASSVKVEGERRRLLVESLLRLERPDDAVGAALGGAASHAGLTGLAHELSGDLVAAASSYAEALSQVKPRRTAQLRELALRRQYARTARALGDNATALRIWSEADSRHFKLTGLEAEASPHYTELAKDAAALLSAGDFGAAVPVLERLAVSSSTRVNNSRVQWNLGVALARVGREDDALEAFARGTEMPLPHPLEARDTPPRASRAELYAERRETLSLDTSVVLYESFHGAKTACNPLALCQSLRRTRPDLHHVWAIRDGATIHPDLLRDPRVSFVRIHSDGYYRHLATAATLVNNTTFPPGYVRREGQRYINTWHGVPWKRLGREVPGDAFAFGNVARNLLQATDLVVPNQHTARVLLETQDVADVVAARVHITGQPRIDVSMNMTDAERDELRSRLGVGDGSRVVFYAPTWRGASDTVREDTAAFTGAVRRLASAPGVHVVVRVHHFLSAELAGDELPENVSIAPEEVDTNELLGMADVLVSDYSSLIFDYAPLNRPIIKYVYDFEEYARTRGLYFNLDDVPGISVRTEDDLLAALNDAPRMVDWAGSPTVELWAQEDGHATARVLEAMLSSAGEPEFAPSDRIALNVVSLNPNGITRSLRNLLATAPNISARARLVLPHAALRNTSNAPIAEEVHERVDFTMLMSATIATRRENYAWYRLRVFREPLTEHALRQVTSLMQRERRRHFAGVRFATAVDFDGYGLYQTALVGLGFPEETRTVSVLHNEFEMERSVRFPVLAATGQLLDHFDSLPSVSESVMQANREALALQYGVPRERHVELPNTINPALIRELGTEQLDTDVADWMQRSGIHVVVAGRLSTEKNHQGFLRALAEFSSSNTSAVFATFLGDGPKSSELKALASKLGLRDRVMFAGYRANPYPVISKADVLFVSSTHEGQSLVALEAMTLGTPVVSTDIPGPASVLQGGKLGLLVPPTVEGMVTGLTRIVSGTIVGAEDFDAEAYLDTARAALEAVIDGPR
- a CDS encoding Gfo/Idh/MocA family protein, encoding MTLRFGLIGLGMMGRHHARVAREVEGVELVAVADAMGDPHGVAGSLPLYDSVDALIEHGVDAVVVAVPTQFHEEVGLKLADAGVHALIEKPVAHSLEAGTRLVDAFEAKGLVGAVGHIERFNPALVSLRKRLENGDLGEVYQIHTRRQGPFPARIADVGVMKDLGSHDVDLTAWLARSDYTQVAAQTAFRSGRAHEDMVSISAKLANGIITDHVVNWLTPFKERLTLVTGERGSFIADTLTADLTFYENGTHTTEWEAVTSFRGVSEGTVTRFQLEKREPLKAEHEAFRDRILGTATEIVTLREGLQVLRVCEAALESSKTGATVTLEA
- a CDS encoding acyl-ACP--UDP-N- acetylglucosamine O-acyltransferase, translated to MADSQISPLAIVGPGVVLGANVTIGPGAVILGPCTIEDNVWIGPGAQIGAPPEMTDQPQNAAWTGDLAHAGVRISAGAVIREGAVIHQGSYRETTVGAGSWVLNRAYLAHDVLLGAGTTVSAGVSIGGHCVIGDRVNIGMNASVHQRRFIGAGSMIGMGTPVARDVPPHAKAFGVPARVRGVNTVGMSRQGIPTAEIDALVAAYTAGDLLLAQLDFGPFSPALTADLTQWINQPDRKMMNAELN